One region of Methanobrevibacter wolinii SH genomic DNA includes:
- a CDS encoding beta-ribofuranosylaminobenzene 5'-phosphate synthase, with translation MIIKTPSRLHMALINMDGSNGRMDGGIGLTLDQPNFILEGNFSDSSDITVSFEEDLSNDIKAEYTEKIKNAANKILDYYNLNVGFDFIVKKSLLLHSGLGSGTQIGLATAKIITELMDIHKDAVDLSTIIGRGGTSGIGTYSFDFGGFIVDGGHSKEEKPDFLPSSASPAKPPKLIARYDFPEDWNILIAIPKSNGVNGKKEINVFKETCPISSREVNEISHIIFMNLIPFMLEKDIIEVGKAVNEMQYKGFNKVGIDIQNEKTKDLMKFIHDNGAYGVGISSFGPALYSFFDEDNEDIVEKTKDYLGDDGIVFVTKAKNQGYEIL, from the coding sequence ATGATTATTAAAACACCTTCTCGTCTACATATGGCTCTTATTAATATGGATGGGTCAAACGGAAGAATGGATGGAGGAATTGGTCTTACATTAGATCAACCTAATTTTATTTTAGAAGGAAATTTTTCAGATTCTTCGGATATTACTGTTAGTTTTGAAGAAGACTTAAGTAATGATATTAAAGCAGAATATACTGAAAAGATTAAAAATGCAGCAAATAAAATCTTAGATTATTATAATCTTAATGTAGGTTTTGATTTTATAGTTAAAAAATCTCTTTTATTACATTCTGGTTTAGGTTCTGGAACACAAATAGGATTAGCTACAGCAAAAATTATAACTGAATTAATGGATATCCATAAAGATGCAGTAGATTTATCTACTATTATTGGTCGTGGAGGTACTTCTGGTATTGGTACCTATTCCTTTGATTTTGGTGGATTTATTGTTGATGGCGGTCATAGTAAAGAAGAAAAACCTGATTTTTTACCTTCTTCAGCTTCACCAGCTAAACCTCCTAAACTTATTGCAAGATATGATTTTCCTGAAGATTGGAATATTTTAATTGCAATTCCAAAATCTAATGGAGTTAATGGTAAAAAAGAAATTAATGTCTTTAAAGAAACATGTCCTATTTCATCAAGAGAAGTTAATGAGATATCTCATATTATTTTTATGAATCTTATACCTTTCATGCTTGAAAAAGATATTATTGAAGTTGGAAAAGCTGTTAATGAGATGCAGTATAAAGGTTTTAATAAAGTCGGTATTGATATACAAAATGAAAAAACAAAAGATTTAATGAAATTTATTCATGATAATGGTGCTTATGGTGTAGGTATTAGTTCTTTTGGTCCTGCATTATATTCCTTCTTTGATGAGGATAATGAGGATATTGTTGAGAAAACTAAAGATTACCTTGGTGATGATGGTATTGTATTTGTAACTAAAGCTAAAAATCAAGGTTATGAAATTTTATAA